TGCTTCATCTCTCTTGTTAGCCCCTTCGATACAACAAGGACATTAACGCCTTCTACACCTTTCTTTATAAGCATAAGAAGGGAACCTGCCACCTTGTCATCAATCTGATCGCACTTCATCATCTGCTTGAGCTCCTGATAAGTCTTGCAGCCCTTCTCAGCGAGGAACGGATGCGTCGGAGAGAGGCCATCGGGAGCAGCTGTGACAAAAATCACGGTTCCGCCGTCTTTGACAACACGTCTGGAATACGAGAGTGGCTTCGTGGCCTGCCACATATCAAGATCTGCTGGATATGCTTCAACGATCACGATATCTGCCTTCTTCTCGACTTCTCTCACAAAAATACGCCTTGAGATATCAATCCCCGCGTCGTGGGCGATGATAGGATCGCCAGCGACAACTTTAACGAGCTGCCCCTTACTATTGATAACGGCATTGACGATAAATCGCAACCCTGCTTTCAAAGCGACGGCACGCATCTCCTGCATCACCTTGTTCCCTTGCACGCCCGCGTAATCGAGCACCCTTTCGTCATCATCAAAAATCAAGTAATGTGTTGCAGCCGTCGTCTCGGGACCACAAATCCCTGGCTGAACAATTTTCGCTCCACCCGAAAACCCAGCCCAGCAATGGGGAACAATACTCCCGACCCCGATGAGAAAATCCGCCTCATACGCAATGCGATTAA
The sequence above is drawn from the Methanomassiliicoccales archaeon genome and encodes:
- the larA gene encoding nickel-dependent lactate racemase, producing the protein MEVPIRHGNDEDIVEIPEKNLIWELSPNDLAAVDDERKAVVDAVSNPIHCERLSKLVKPHMDVVIIADDFTRSTPKKVILPVILDELNLAGVSDEKITVLIGLGTHRYMTEEEIVKNFGSEVVSRVRVVNHEWMDPQNLVYIGTTANGTPVTINRIAYEADFLIGVGSIVPHCWAGFSGGAKIVQPGICGPETTAATHYLIFDDDERVLDYAGVQGNKVMQEMRAVALKAGLRFIVNAVINSKGQLVKVVAGDPIIAHDAGIDISRRIFVREVEKKADIVIVEAYPADLDMWQATKPLSYSRRVVKDGGTVIFVTAAPDGLSPTHPFLAEKGCKTYQELKQMMKCDQIDDKVAGSLLMLIKKGVEGVNVLVVSKGLTREMKQKMNMGHADSVEDALNLAFEKHGIDATVGVIHHGGDVLPVLKEGGKVS